From one Thalassospira lucentensis genomic stretch:
- a CDS encoding carbohydrate ABC transporter permease, protein MENKQTPLGHIGFSIFAWIVGLLIFFPIFWMVLTSFKTELEAVSMPPSFISFDWTLENYAEVQARSDYFRFAMNSVILSVGSTLVGLLFAVPCAWAMAFNPTKRTKDALLWMLSTKMMPPVGVLVPIYLVFRDWGLLDTRFGLIMVLFLMNLPIMVWMLYTYFKEIPSDILEAARMDGATLPKEIIFVLLPMAVPGIASTMLLNIILAWNEAFWTLNLTTADAAPLTAFIASYSSPEGLFWSKLSAASTLAVAPILIIGWFSQKQLVRGLTFGAVK, encoded by the coding sequence ATGGAAAACAAACAAACACCCCTTGGCCATATCGGTTTCTCGATCTTTGCCTGGATTGTTGGCCTTCTGATCTTCTTCCCGATTTTCTGGATGGTCCTGACCAGCTTCAAGACCGAACTTGAAGCCGTATCGATGCCGCCAAGCTTCATTTCGTTCGACTGGACGCTGGAAAACTATGCCGAGGTTCAGGCACGCTCAGACTATTTCCGGTTTGCCATGAATTCGGTCATCCTGTCGGTCGGCTCAACTCTGGTGGGTCTGCTTTTCGCGGTGCCCTGCGCATGGGCCATGGCTTTCAACCCGACCAAACGGACCAAAGACGCCCTTCTCTGGATGCTGTCGACCAAGATGATGCCACCGGTCGGCGTGCTGGTACCGATCTATCTGGTGTTCCGCGACTGGGGCCTGCTTGATACCCGGTTCGGTTTGATCATGGTTCTGTTCCTGATGAACCTGCCGATCATGGTCTGGATGCTTTACACCTATTTCAAGGAAATCCCGAGCGACATCCTTGAAGCCGCCCGCATGGATGGCGCCACCCTGCCCAAGGAAATCATCTTTGTGCTGTTGCCAATGGCGGTGCCGGGCATTGCATCGACCATGCTGCTCAACATCATCCTGGCCTGGAACGAAGCTTTCTGGACCCTGAACCTGACCACCGCTGATGCCGCACCGCTGACCGCTTTCATTGCATCCTATTCCAGTCCGGAAGGGTTGTTCTGGTCCAAGCTTTCGGCGGCCTCGACGCTGGCGGTTGCTCCGATCCTTATCATCGGCTGGTTCTCGCAGAAACAGCTTGTTCGTGGCCTGACATTTGGCGCGGTCAAGTAA
- a CDS encoding carbohydrate ABC transporter permease → MSTRSSTLTGRIMSAPSIIALFLWMIVPLGMTIYFSFLRYNLLSPGMEEWVGTLNYEFFLTDPAFFASLANTLLLVGSVLVITVVGGVLLGLMLDQPIFGRGILRLLVIAPFFIMPTVNALVWKNLLMHPVSGMFAWIANSLGFQSIDWFSEAPLTAIIIMVSWQWLPFAVLILLTALQSLDRDQKEAAQMDGAGPVSIFFYITLPHLSRAITVVVLIETIFLLTVFAEIFVTTGGGPGLATTNIAFLVYTQALLQYDVGGASAGGIVAVVLANIVAIFLIRLIGKNLDR, encoded by the coding sequence ATGTCGACACGGTCCTCTACCCTGACCGGGCGCATTATGTCTGCACCGTCGATCATCGCGCTGTTCTTGTGGATGATCGTGCCGTTGGGCATGACAATTTATTTTTCATTCCTGCGTTACAACCTGCTCTCTCCTGGTATGGAAGAATGGGTCGGCACGCTGAACTATGAATTCTTCCTGACCGACCCGGCATTCTTTGCGTCGCTCGCCAATACGCTTCTGCTTGTCGGATCGGTACTTGTGATCACGGTGGTCGGCGGCGTTTTGCTGGGCCTGATGCTTGATCAGCCGATCTTTGGCCGCGGCATCCTGCGTCTGCTGGTGATTGCCCCCTTCTTTATCATGCCGACCGTGAATGCGCTGGTTTGGAAAAACCTTCTGATGCATCCGGTATCGGGCATGTTTGCCTGGATCGCGAACTCGCTTGGCTTCCAGTCCATCGACTGGTTTTCCGAGGCACCGCTGACCGCGATCATCATCATGGTGTCATGGCAATGGCTGCCCTTTGCCGTTCTGATCCTGCTGACCGCCCTTCAGTCGCTTGACCGCGATCAGAAGGAAGCCGCCCAGATGGATGGCGCCGGTCCAGTTTCGATTTTCTTCTATATCACGCTGCCCCATCTCAGCCGTGCGATCACGGTCGTCGTGCTGATCGAAACAATATTCCTGCTGACCGTCTTTGCCGAAATTTTCGTGACCACCGGTGGTGGCCCGGGTCTGGCAACGACGAACATTGCCTTCCTCGTCTATACGCAGGCTTTGCTGCAATACGACGTTGGCGGCGCATCGGCGGGCGGCATTGTTGCTGTCGTTCTGGCAAATATCGTGGCGATCTTCCTGATCCGCCTCATTGGCAAGAACCTGGACAGGTAA
- a CDS encoding ABC transporter substrate-binding protein: MKRVTGAALCALLAGGVAFSANAETKLTIATVNNGDMIRMQKLTDDFTSKNPDISLEWVTLEENTLRQRVTTDIATKGGQYDIMTIGTYEVPIWAEKGWLAPLDNLGADYDTDDIMPAIRSAVSNDGKLYAAPFYAESSMMMYRTDLFEKAGITINGRLTWDQTLDIAKKLHDPDNGVYGICLRGKAGWGENMALITTMGNAYGARLFDENWNPTFDSAEWKNALDMYVEILGKYGPPGATSNGFNENLSLFNSGKCGMWIDATVAASFVSNPKESTVADKVGFTEAPCAETCTGANWLWAWNLGIPTGSQKVEAAQKFIAWATSKDYLELVASKEGWANVPPGTRMSLYENPKYLEAAPFADETLLAIDSADPINSTMKPKPYVGVQFAAIPEFQGIGTTVGQQFSAALAGSSTVEDALAAAQSGTDRTMRKAGYY; encoded by the coding sequence ATGAAACGCGTAACGGGAGCAGCGCTTTGCGCGCTGTTGGCAGGCGGTGTCGCATTCTCCGCCAATGCCGAAACAAAACTTACCATTGCTACCGTGAACAACGGTGACATGATCCGCATGCAGAAGCTGACGGATGACTTCACCTCCAAAAACCCCGACATTTCCCTTGAATGGGTTACGCTCGAAGAAAACACCCTGCGTCAGCGTGTCACCACCGACATCGCCACCAAGGGCGGTCAGTATGACATCATGACGATCGGCACCTACGAGGTTCCGATCTGGGCCGAAAAGGGCTGGCTGGCACCGCTCGATAACCTTGGTGCCGATTACGATACCGATGACATCATGCCCGCCATCCGTTCCGCCGTAAGCAACGATGGCAAGCTTTATGCGGCACCTTTCTATGCCGAAAGCTCGATGATGATGTACCGCACCGATCTGTTTGAAAAAGCAGGCATCACCATCAATGGTCGCCTGACCTGGGACCAGACGCTCGACATTGCCAAAAAGCTTCATGACCCGGATAACGGTGTTTATGGCATCTGCCTGCGCGGCAAGGCCGGCTGGGGCGAAAACATGGCGCTGATCACCACCATGGGCAATGCCTATGGCGCGCGCCTGTTTGACGAGAACTGGAACCCGACCTTCGACAGCGCCGAATGGAAAAACGCACTCGACATGTATGTCGAAATTCTCGGCAAATATGGTCCTCCGGGTGCAACCTCGAACGGCTTTAACGAAAACCTTTCGCTGTTCAACTCGGGCAAATGCGGCATGTGGATTGATGCAACCGTTGCAGCATCCTTTGTCAGCAACCCAAAAGAATCGACCGTTGCCGACAAGGTTGGCTTCACCGAAGCCCCATGTGCCGAAACCTGCACTGGTGCCAACTGGCTCTGGGCATGGAACCTTGGCATCCCGACCGGCTCCCAGAAAGTCGAAGCCGCCCAAAAATTCATCGCTTGGGCAACCTCGAAAGACTATCTGGAACTCGTAGCCTCCAAGGAAGGCTGGGCCAACGTTCCGCCGGGCACCCGTATGTCCCTGTACGAAAACCCGAAATATCTGGAAGCCGCACCGTTTGCTGACGAGACCCTTCTCGCCATCGACAGTGCCGATCCGATCAATTCGACCATGAAGCCGAAACCTTATGTCGGTGTTCAGTTTGCCGCTATCCCTGAATTCCAGGGTATCGGCACCACAGTAGGCCAGCAGTTCTCTGCCGCACTGGCCGGTTCCTCGACTGTTGAAGATGCGCTTGCAGCCGCTCAGTCAGGCACCGACCGTACCATGCGCAAGGCTGGTTACTACTGA
- a CDS encoding sugar-binding transcriptional regulator codes for MVKRTRKEAARLDEAARAGWLYYCAGNTQDEIATKLGVSRPTAQRLVSAAISEGLVKVRLDHPIARCMELAASLCKEYGLANCDVVPTDPAAPDAMFGMTQTAATYLERVLQSPDPKIIAVGTGRAMRGMVDEVQRVDARHHKIVSLVGTIAHDGAASFYDAVTDLADRTRAPHYPLPIPVIVESANVRAQMQQQPPMDNIMHLAAKADVRFVGVGDLGADAPLYIDGFISKDELRSLQKNGGIGEVVSWSFDENGVILDHDVNHRVTSAPIHIPAQNTIAVAKGAKKVAAIRGAMRGKLITTLITDEATAEALLRA; via the coding sequence ATGGTTAAACGAACACGCAAAGAAGCTGCAAGGCTTGACGAAGCCGCCCGCGCGGGCTGGCTGTATTACTGCGCTGGCAACACGCAGGACGAAATCGCCACCAAACTTGGTGTTTCGCGTCCGACCGCCCAGCGTCTGGTGTCTGCCGCCATTAGCGAAGGGCTGGTCAAGGTTCGCCTTGACCATCCGATTGCGCGCTGCATGGAACTGGCCGCTTCACTGTGCAAGGAATACGGCCTTGCCAATTGTGATGTGGTGCCGACCGATCCGGCCGCTCCCGATGCCATGTTTGGCATGACGCAGACGGCTGCGACCTATCTTGAACGCGTTCTGCAATCCCCTGATCCCAAGATCATCGCGGTGGGCACGGGACGCGCCATGCGTGGCATGGTCGACGAAGTTCAACGCGTCGATGCCCGCCATCACAAGATCGTATCGCTGGTCGGGACGATTGCCCATGACGGTGCGGCAAGTTTTTATGATGCGGTCACCGATCTGGCCGACCGGACCCGCGCGCCGCACTATCCCTTACCGATCCCGGTGATTGTCGAAAGTGCCAATGTGCGCGCCCAGATGCAGCAACAGCCACCCATGGATAACATCATGCATCTGGCAGCCAAGGCCGATGTGCGCTTTGTCGGGGTTGGTGATCTTGGCGCCGACGCACCGCTTTATATTGATGGCTTCATCAGCAAGGATGAATTGCGGTCGCTTCAAAAGAACGGCGGCATCGGCGAGGTCGTCAGTTGGTCATTCGATGAAAATGGCGTGATCCTTGACCATGATGTCAATCACCGCGTCACCAGTGCACCGATCCATATTCCGGCGCAAAATACGATTGCTGTCGCCAAGGGTGCGAAAAAAGTCGCCGCGATTCGCGGGGCGATGCGCGGCAAACTGATCACCACACTGATCACCGACGAAGCCACTGCCGAAGCTTTGCTGCGCGCATAA
- a CDS encoding aspartate-semialdehyde dehydrogenase, with translation MGYKIAVVGATGNVGREMLNTLEERAFPADEIFALASSRSVGRELDYGDKELKVLDAATFDFSKVDIALFSAGSATAKTLAPKAAAAGCVVIDNSSYWRMEPGVPLVVPEVNGAALAGYAKKNIIANPNCSTIQMVMALKPLHDLQPIKRVVVSTYQSVSGAGRLAMDELFNQTKGIYVNDLPVKEQFTKQIAFNVIPHIDEFMDDGSTREEWKMTAETRKILDPDIAVHATCVRVPVFVGHAEAVNIEFEQPVTVEEARKAMKDFPGVSVVDYRQDEGYVTPQEVQGEDNVFVSRVRKDPTVENGLSLWCVGDNLRKGAALNAVQIAEMLVAEYLPKK, from the coding sequence ATGGGCTATAAAATCGCCGTTGTCGGCGCGACCGGAAATGTCGGGCGCGAGATGCTCAACACCCTTGAAGAACGTGCATTCCCGGCTGACGAAATTTTCGCACTCGCCTCCTCACGTTCGGTCGGCCGCGAACTGGATTACGGTGACAAGGAACTCAAGGTCCTGGATGCCGCAACCTTCGACTTTTCAAAGGTCGATATCGCGCTGTTCTCCGCCGGGAGCGCAACGGCCAAAACGCTTGCGCCCAAGGCTGCTGCCGCAGGCTGCGTTGTCATCGACAATTCCAGCTACTGGCGCATGGAACCGGGCGTACCGCTTGTCGTGCCCGAAGTAAATGGTGCCGCACTGGCTGGCTACGCCAAGAAAAACATCATCGCCAACCCGAACTGCTCGACCATTCAGATGGTCATGGCGCTTAAACCCCTGCATGACCTGCAACCGATCAAACGTGTTGTGGTGTCAACCTATCAGTCGGTTTCCGGTGCCGGTCGGTTGGCGATGGATGAGCTGTTCAACCAGACCAAGGGCATTTACGTCAACGATCTGCCGGTCAAGGAACAGTTCACCAAACAGATCGCCTTTAACGTCATCCCACATATCGACGAATTCATGGATGACGGTTCAACCCGCGAAGAATGGAAAATGACTGCCGAGACCCGCAAAATCCTTGATCCGGATATCGCGGTTCATGCGACCTGCGTTCGCGTTCCGGTCTTTGTCGGCCATGCCGAAGCGGTGAATATCGAATTCGAACAGCCGGTCACCGTCGAAGAAGCCCGTAAGGCAATGAAGGACTTCCCCGGCGTCTCCGTTGTCGATTACCGCCAGGACGAGGGATATGTCACCCCTCAGGAAGTCCAAGGCGAGGACAATGTTTTTGTCTCACGCGTGCGCAAGGACCCGACGGTTGAAAACGGTCTTTCGCTGTGGTGTGTTGGCGACAACCTGCGGAAAGGGGCCGCCCTTAACGCGGTCCAGATCGCCGAAATGCTGGTCGCGGAATATCTGCCAAAGAAATAA
- a CDS encoding SAM-dependent methyltransferase: MTYPMTLDWTQKKVLDFFREHVTRGTLVFRADDRHEIVLGDGSDPRATMTVPNWSDTLKMALSPDPGFGESYMRGGFDVVSGEMEDLIRVLRLNFEGGHSANGFGLFIEKLQALKFQIAQFTSVKAASRRVRHHYDIGNDLYTRFLDPEMQYSCAFWDDGAQTLEEAQNRKMSLTTQRLKIDQPDLRVVDIGCGWGGLSRFIRRTTGAEVHGITLSTEQYNWALERKEELPDNFHEGLGYHLLDYRLFADANEGKYDRVVSVGMFEHVGRPQFKTYFEKVGKLLKAGGRAVIHTIIKPRPDFTSPWIDRYIFPGGYIPAVHEVIEAAENADLKVEASHFHAGLNYARTLIAWRDRFREIADQLDPEKYDTEFKRMWEFYLAGCINAFDEREGGGGMRVGQFVFTKPGYRFT, from the coding sequence ATGACGTACCCGATGACACTGGACTGGACACAAAAAAAGGTTCTCGATTTTTTCCGGGAACATGTCACGCGTGGAACACTGGTATTCCGGGCGGACGATAGACACGAGATTGTTCTGGGGGATGGCAGCGATCCCAGGGCAACAATGACTGTACCGAACTGGAGCGACACGTTGAAAATGGCGCTAAGTCCTGATCCGGGATTTGGCGAATCCTATATGCGTGGCGGTTTCGATGTTGTTTCCGGCGAGATGGAAGATCTGATCAGGGTCTTGCGGCTTAATTTCGAAGGCGGCCATTCGGCAAACGGATTTGGCCTTTTTATCGAAAAGCTGCAGGCGCTTAAATTCCAGATCGCGCAATTTACCTCGGTCAAGGCCGCGTCACGGCGCGTGCGCCATCATTATGATATCGGCAATGACCTTTATACCCGGTTTCTTGATCCGGAAATGCAGTATTCCTGCGCCTTCTGGGATGATGGTGCCCAGACGCTGGAAGAAGCGCAAAACCGCAAGATGAGCCTGACGACCCAGCGTCTGAAGATCGATCAGCCCGATCTTCGGGTGGTTGATATTGGCTGTGGCTGGGGCGGGCTTAGCCGCTTTATCCGGCGCACGACCGGGGCGGAGGTGCACGGTATTACGCTCTCGACCGAGCAATATAACTGGGCGCTGGAACGCAAAGAGGAACTGCCTGATAACTTCCACGAAGGTCTTGGATATCATCTTCTGGATTATCGGCTGTTTGCCGATGCGAATGAAGGCAAGTACGACCGGGTAGTTTCGGTTGGCATGTTTGAACATGTCGGGCGGCCGCAGTTCAAAACCTATTTCGAGAAGGTCGGCAAATTGCTGAAAGCCGGGGGACGGGCGGTGATTCATACGATCATCAAGCCGCGTCCGGATTTCACATCGCCCTGGATTGATCGTTATATCTTCCCGGGGGGATATATTCCGGCTGTGCACGAAGTTATCGAAGCCGCCGAGAATGCCGACCTTAAAGTCGAAGCATCGCACTTTCACGCGGGACTGAACTATGCCCGAACCCTGATCGCATGGCGCGACCGGTTCCGCGAGATTGCCGATCAGCTTGACCCGGAAAAATACGACACCGAGTTTAAACGGATGTGGGAATTTTATCTGGCGGGCTGCATCAATGCCTTTGACGAGCGCGAAGGCGGCGGTGGCATGAGGGTCGGGCAGTTTGTTTTCACCAAACCCGGTTATCGTTTTACGTAA
- a CDS encoding carboxymuconolactone decarboxylase family protein — MSRFDVPKSSPKIFEAMLGLASSLEDNPQIPRVLRDLVECRVSQINGCSHCLRMHSKSHADHGGDAIKVTMLAVWRAAKGYDEAERAALDWAECLTEAVDQDRISQSYRNLVDHFEKDAISELTCIISTMNAWNRLGIAQHEFA, encoded by the coding sequence ATGAGCCGTTTTGACGTTCCGAAATCGAGCCCGAAAATTTTTGAAGCGATGCTGGGTCTTGCCAGCAGCCTTGAAGATAACCCGCAGATTCCGCGTGTCCTGCGCGATCTGGTGGAATGCCGGGTGTCGCAAATCAATGGATGTTCGCATTGCCTGCGCATGCATTCGAAAAGTCATGCCGATCACGGCGGTGATGCGATCAAGGTGACCATGCTGGCGGTCTGGCGTGCGGCCAAAGGGTATGACGAAGCCGAACGGGCAGCACTTGACTGGGCCGAATGCCTGACAGAGGCCGTTGATCAGGACCGTATTTCGCAAAGCTATCGCAACCTTGTCGATCATTTCGAAAAAGACGCCATTTCCGAGCTGACCTGCATCATTTCAACGATGAATGCCTGGAACCGTCTTGGTATTGCGCAGCATGAGTTTGCCTGA
- the sigJ gene encoding RNA polymerase sigma factor SigJ, with protein MADQVFETHRGRLHALAYRMLGSHADAEDAVQDVWLRWRATAKDDIRDATAWLVRVCSNICLDVLKSARRQRENYVGQWLPEPWAPVIEAEAENNLIERDGLGQAYVMMLERLGPVERVALVLHDVFDWSHEEIAPVIERTENNTRQILFRARRKVNREHDRDPTPVPDSEAADKGQVAAFVDALIGGDLQALIGQLAPNVIMHSDSGGKAPAAANPIYGAEKVARFFTGVWRKKAENAVESIAFDGTDYWLLLHEGESLVSAVGFAQKDGAVVDIFVHRNPDKLVFLQHLGRA; from the coding sequence ATGGCAGATCAGGTTTTCGAAACCCATCGCGGGCGGCTGCATGCCCTGGCCTATCGCATGCTGGGCAGTCATGCCGATGCCGAAGATGCCGTGCAGGATGTCTGGTTGCGCTGGCGGGCGACAGCAAAGGATGACATCCGCGATGCTACGGCGTGGCTGGTGCGGGTATGCAGCAATATCTGCCTTGATGTTCTGAAATCGGCCCGTCGTCAGCGTGAAAATTATGTAGGGCAGTGGTTACCCGAACCCTGGGCGCCTGTGATTGAGGCGGAAGCCGAAAACAACCTGATTGAACGGGATGGCCTGGGGCAGGCCTATGTGATGATGCTTGAACGCTTGGGACCGGTCGAACGGGTTGCCCTTGTCCTGCATGATGTTTTTGACTGGTCACACGAGGAAATTGCCCCGGTTATCGAGCGGACCGAAAACAATACCCGCCAGATCCTGTTTCGCGCGCGCCGCAAGGTGAACCGCGAACATGACCGCGACCCGACACCGGTTCCCGATAGTGAGGCCGCTGATAAGGGTCAGGTTGCCGCCTTTGTCGATGCCCTGATCGGCGGGGATTTGCAGGCCCTGATCGGGCAGTTGGCACCCAATGTGATCATGCATTCCGATAGTGGCGGCAAGGCCCCGGCGGCGGCAAATCCGATTTATGGTGCGGAAAAGGTTGCGCGCTTCTTTACCGGTGTCTGGCGCAAAAAGGCCGAGAACGCCGTGGAAAGCATTGCGTTTGACGGAACAGATTACTGGCTGCTGCTGCATGAAGGCGAAAGCCTTGTCTCCGCGGTTGGATTTGCACAGAAAGACGGTGCGGTGGTGGATATTTTTGTTCACCGGAACCCGGACAAGCTTGTTTTCCTGCAACATCTGGGACGGGCATAG
- the leuB gene encoding 3-isopropylmalate dehydrogenase, which translates to MSTTKKVLMLPGDGIGPEVMRQVQRVMDWMAKKRNVNFEITEGLIGGASIDAHNNPLTDETLADAMAADAVLLGAVGGPKWDNLPFEIKPERGLLKIRKEMGLFANLRPALVFDALVGASTLKEDIVKGLDIMILRELTGGIYFGQPRGIEERDGVRFGFNTLVYSEPEVERIARVAFDMAMKRNKRLCSVDKANVLESTVLWREVVERVAKDFPEVEVSHMYVDNASMQLVRNPKQFDVMVTTNMFGDILSDCAAMLTGSLGMLPSASLGAADENGARKALYEPVHGSAPDIAGQDIANPLATILSFAMMLRYSFDMGDDATLIETAVQNVLKGGLRTADIMQPGMAKVSTTVMGESLINELDKIA; encoded by the coding sequence ATGAGCACCACCAAAAAAGTTCTGATGCTGCCCGGCGACGGCATTGGCCCCGAAGTCATGCGTCAGGTTCAGCGCGTCATGGACTGGATGGCCAAGAAGCGTAACGTCAATTTCGAAATCACCGAAGGTCTGATCGGTGGCGCGTCGATCGATGCGCACAACAATCCGCTGACCGACGAAACGCTTGCCGATGCCATGGCGGCCGATGCGGTTCTGCTCGGTGCTGTTGGTGGTCCGAAATGGGACAATCTTCCGTTTGAAATCAAACCGGAACGCGGCCTTCTGAAAATCCGCAAGGAAATGGGCCTGTTTGCCAACCTGCGTCCGGCACTTGTGTTTGATGCGCTTGTCGGTGCCTCGACGCTGAAGGAAGACATCGTCAAAGGTCTGGATATCATGATCCTGCGCGAACTGACCGGTGGCATCTATTTCGGTCAGCCGCGCGGCATCGAAGAACGTGACGGTGTGCGTTTTGGCTTCAACACGCTGGTTTATTCCGAGCCGGAAGTTGAACGTATCGCCCGTGTCGCCTTTGACATGGCCATGAAGCGCAACAAACGCCTGTGTTCGGTTGATAAGGCCAACGTTCTGGAATCGACCGTTCTGTGGCGCGAAGTTGTTGAACGCGTTGCCAAGGACTTCCCGGAAGTCGAAGTCAGCCACATGTATGTTGATAACGCTTCCATGCAGCTGGTTCGTAATCCGAAACAGTTTGACGTGATGGTCACCACCAACATGTTTGGCGACATCCTTTCCGATTGTGCCGCCATGCTGACCGGGTCGCTCGGTATGCTGCCGTCCGCATCGCTGGGTGCTGCCGATGAAAACGGTGCGCGCAAGGCGCTTTACGAGCCGGTACACGGGTCCGCCCCGGACATCGCTGGCCAGGATATCGCCAACCCGCTGGCAACCATCCTCTCATTCGCCATGATGCTGCGTTACTCGTTCGACATGGGCGATGATGCCACCCTGATCGAAACCGCGGTTCAGAACGTTCTGAAAGGCGGACTGCGCACCGCTGACATCATGCAGCCGGGCATGGCAAAGGTTTCGACCACCGTCATGGGTGAATCGCTGATCAACGAACTCGACAAGATCGCCTGA
- the leuD gene encoding 3-isopropylmalate dehydratase small subunit has product MDKFTTLTGVAAPLPMINVDTDMIIPKQFLKTIKRSGLGKNLFDEMRYDDKGNEIPDFVLNKPAYRNAKIIVSGDNFGCGSSREHAPWSLLDFGIRCIIAPSFADIFYNNCFKNGILPIRLPQEDVDKLMDDAERGENATITIDLEKQEIHGPDGGCIKFDVEPFRKHCLLNGLDDIGLTLQKGDAINDFEAKRAASQPWLSL; this is encoded by the coding sequence ATGGATAAGTTCACGACCCTCACCGGTGTGGCAGCACCGCTGCCGATGATCAATGTCGATACTGACATGATCATCCCGAAACAGTTCCTGAAAACCATCAAGCGTTCGGGCCTTGGCAAGAACCTGTTTGATGAAATGCGTTACGACGACAAGGGCAACGAAATCCCGGATTTCGTCCTGAACAAACCGGCCTATCGCAATGCCAAGATCATCGTATCGGGTGACAACTTTGGCTGTGGTTCGTCGCGCGAACATGCGCCGTGGTCGCTGCTTGATTTCGGCATTCGCTGCATCATCGCACCAAGCTTTGCCGACATTTTCTATAACAACTGCTTCAAGAACGGCATCCTGCCGATCCGTCTGCCGCAGGAAGATGTCGACAAGCTGATGGATGACGCCGAACGCGGCGAAAACGCCACCATCACCATCGATCTTGAAAAACAGGAAATCCATGGTCCGGATGGCGGCTGCATCAAGTTTGATGTCGAACCGTTCCGCAAACATTGCCTGTTGAACGGCCTTGATGACATCGGTCTGACCCTTCAGAAGGGCGATGCGATCAACGATTTCGAAGCCAAGCGCGCTGCATCGCAGCCCTGGCTGTCGCTGTAA
- the leuC gene encoding 3-isopropylmalate dehydratase large subunit: MGAPKTLFDKIWESHVVDTQDDGTCLIYIDRHLVHEVTSPQAFEGLRNAGRKVRHPELTLAVPDHNVPTTDRSEGIKEEDSRIQVNTLDQNAKDTGIHYFPMNDLRQGIVHIVGPEEGFTLPGITMVCGDSHTSTHGAFGTLAFGIGTSEVEHVLATQTLVQKPAKNMLVKVEGDLHPGVTAKDVTLAIIGRIGTAGGTGYVIEYAGSAIRSLSMEGRMTVCNMSIEGGARAGLIAPDEKTFEYIKGRPMAPKGAAFEQAVEYWKTLPSDEGAHYDKIVEIDAADIIPQVTWGTSPEDVVPVNGKVPAPSDAKDPGKQKAIARSLEYMGLTAGTNIEDIRIDRVFIGSCTNGRIEDLRAAAVIAKGRKVADHVSAMVVPGSGLVKEQAEAEGLHEIFLEAGFEWREPGCSMCLAMNPDRLEPGERCASTSNRNFEGRQGRGGRTHLLSPAMAVAAAVTGHLTDVRKLG; encoded by the coding sequence ATGGGTGCGCCTAAAACCCTTTTTGACAAGATTTGGGAAAGTCACGTGGTCGATACGCAGGACGATGGTACCTGCCTGATTTATATTGACCGCCATCTCGTTCATGAAGTGACCAGCCCGCAGGCTTTCGAAGGCCTTCGCAATGCCGGCCGCAAAGTGCGCCACCCGGAACTCACCCTTGCCGTTCCGGATCATAACGTTCCGACCACGGACCGTTCCGAAGGCATCAAGGAAGAAGATAGCCGTATCCAGGTCAACACCCTTGACCAGAACGCCAAGGATACCGGTATCCATTACTTCCCGATGAATGACCTGCGTCAGGGCATCGTTCACATTGTCGGCCCCGAAGAAGGTTTCACCCTGCCGGGTATTACCATGGTCTGCGGCGACTCGCACACCTCGACCCACGGCGCATTCGGCACCCTGGCATTCGGTATCGGCACGTCCGAAGTCGAACATGTTCTGGCCACCCAGACGCTGGTTCAGAAACCGGCAAAAAACATGCTGGTCAAGGTAGAAGGCGATCTGCATCCGGGCGTTACCGCCAAGGACGTGACCCTTGCCATCATCGGGCGCATCGGCACGGCCGGTGGCACCGGCTATGTGATCGAATATGCCGGTTCGGCCATTCGGTCGCTGTCGATGGAAGGCCGCATGACCGTTTGCAACATGTCGATCGAAGGCGGTGCACGCGCGGGCCTTATCGCACCGGACGAAAAAACCTTTGAATATATCAAGGGCCGCCCGATGGCGCCCAAAGGTGCAGCGTTCGAACAGGCCGTCGAATACTGGAAGACGCTGCCGTCTGACGAAGGTGCGCATTACGACAAGATCGTCGAAATCGATGCTGCCGACATCATCCCGCAGGTCACCTGGGGCACGAGCCCCGAAGACGTCGTACCGGTTAACGGCAAAGTGCCAGCACCGTCCGACGCCAAAGACCCCGGCAAACAGAAAGCCATCGCCCGTTCGCTCGAATATATGGGCCTGACGGCTGGCACCAATATCGAAGACATCAGGATTGATCGCGTCTTTATCGGTTCCTGCACCAATGGCCGCATCGAAGACCTGCGCGCCGCGGCGGTTATCGCCAAGGGTCGCAAGGTTGCCGATCATGTCAGTGCCATGGTCGTTCCGGGTTCCGGTCTGGTCAAGGAACAGGCAGAAGCCGAAGGCCTGCACGAGATCTTCCTCGAAGCCGGTTTTGAATGGCGTGAACCGGGCTGCTCGATGTGCCTTGCGATGAACCCGGACCGACTGGAACCGGGCGAACGTTGCGCATCGACCTCCAACCGTAACTTCGAAGGCCGTCAGGGCCGTGGTGGCCGTACCCACCTGCTCAGCCCGGCGATGGCCGTGGCCGCAGCAGTCACCGGTCATCTGACTGACGTCCGCAAACTCGGTTAA